The Mycolicibacterium boenickei genome has a segment encoding these proteins:
- a CDS encoding TlpA family protein disulfide reductase produces the protein MTRSARWTVVVLVILVALGTAFWMELRDEPAPQPGAAGQSTSRDHRDADTPEALAGPRARADLPPCPGPGQGQGPEALRGITLECAGDGQPVDVASALAGRTVVLNLWAYWCGPCADELPAMAEYQRRVGHDVLVVTVHQDENETAALVRLAELGVRLPTLQDGRRLIAAALKVPNVMPATVVLRADGSVAGTLPRSFVSADEIAAAVDEKIRSSR, from the coding sequence ATGACCAGATCGGCCCGCTGGACCGTGGTGGTCCTGGTGATCCTGGTGGCGCTGGGTACCGCGTTCTGGATGGAACTGCGCGACGAGCCGGCACCGCAGCCCGGGGCAGCGGGGCAGTCCACGTCCCGCGACCACCGCGACGCCGATACGCCCGAAGCCCTGGCCGGTCCCCGCGCCCGCGCGGACCTGCCGCCCTGCCCCGGGCCAGGCCAGGGGCAGGGGCCTGAAGCCTTGCGCGGCATCACCCTGGAATGTGCGGGGGACGGGCAGCCGGTAGACGTGGCATCGGCGCTCGCGGGCCGCACCGTGGTGCTCAACCTGTGGGCCTATTGGTGTGGGCCGTGTGCCGACGAGTTGCCCGCGATGGCCGAATACCAACGCCGGGTCGGGCACGACGTGCTGGTGGTGACCGTGCACCAGGACGAGAACGAGACGGCGGCGTTGGTGCGCCTGGCCGAACTCGGAGTGCGGCTACCGACCCTGCAGGACGGCCGGCGGCTGATCGCGGCGGCTCTCAAGGTGCCCAACGTCATGCCTGCGACGGTGGTACTGCGCGCGGACGGTAGCGTGGCCGGGACCCTGCCCCGCTCGTTCGTCAGCGCCGACGAGATCGCGGCGGCGGTCGACGAGAAGATCCGCTCTAGCCGATAG
- the nth gene encoding endonuclease III → MTEPAAPTGKTRRSKKWDTETRLGLVRRARRMNRELARAFPHVYCELDFTNPLELTVATILSAQSTDKRVNLTTPALFLKYRTALDYAQADRTEMEELIRPTGFYRNKTNSLIRLGQELVARFDGEVPDNLDDLVTLPGVGRKTANVILGNAFDIPGITVDTHFGRLVRRWRWTAEEDPVKVEFAIGELIERKEWTLLSHRVIFHGRRVCHARKPACGVCVLAKDCPSFGLGPTDPETAAALVKGPETDHLLALAGL, encoded by the coding sequence GTGACTGAGCCTGCCGCCCCGACTGGGAAAACGCGCCGGTCCAAGAAGTGGGACACCGAAACCCGCCTGGGCCTGGTTCGTCGGGCTCGACGGATGAATCGTGAACTGGCCCGGGCCTTTCCACATGTCTACTGCGAGCTGGACTTCACCAACCCGCTGGAGCTGACGGTGGCGACAATTCTGTCGGCGCAGAGCACGGACAAGCGCGTGAACCTGACGACGCCCGCCCTGTTCCTCAAATACCGCACGGCACTGGACTATGCGCAGGCCGACCGCACCGAGATGGAGGAGCTCATCCGGCCGACCGGGTTCTACCGGAACAAGACCAACTCGCTGATCCGGCTGGGTCAGGAGTTGGTGGCCCGGTTCGACGGCGAGGTGCCCGACAACCTCGACGACCTGGTGACCCTGCCCGGGGTTGGGCGCAAGACGGCCAACGTCATCCTCGGCAATGCCTTCGACATCCCAGGGATCACCGTCGACACCCACTTCGGACGGCTGGTGCGGCGCTGGCGCTGGACGGCCGAGGAAGACCCGGTCAAGGTTGAGTTCGCCATCGGTGAGCTCATCGAACGCAAGGAATGGACCCTGCTGAGCCACCGGGTGATCTTCCACGGCCGCCGGGTCTGCCACGCGCGCAAGCCCGCGTGCGGGGTGTGTGTGCTGGCCAAGGACTGCCCGTCGTTCGGGCTCGGCCCCACGGACCCGGAGACCGCCGCGGCCCTGGTCAAAGGCCCCGAGACCGACCATCTGCTGGCGCTGGCAGGGCTGTGA
- the crp gene encoding cAMP-activated global transcriptional regulator CRP, whose translation MDEILARAGIFQGVEPTAVSALTKQLQPVDFPRGHTVFAEGEPGDRLYIIISGKVKIGRRSPDGRENLLTIMGPSDMFGELSIFDPGPRTSSATTITEVRAVSMDRDALRAWIADRPEIAEQLLRVLARRLRRTNNNLADLIFTDVPGRVAKQLLQLAQRFGTQEGGALRVTHDLTQEEIAQLVGASRETVNKALADFAHRGWIRLEGKSVLISDSERLARRAR comes from the coding sequence GTGGACGAGATCCTGGCCAGGGCCGGAATCTTCCAGGGCGTCGAACCGACCGCCGTATCGGCGCTGACGAAGCAGTTGCAGCCCGTCGACTTCCCGCGCGGGCACACGGTCTTCGCCGAGGGCGAGCCCGGCGACCGCCTGTACATCATCATTTCCGGCAAGGTGAAGATCGGCCGCCGGTCGCCTGACGGCCGCGAGAACCTGCTGACCATCATGGGCCCGTCGGACATGTTCGGTGAGCTGTCGATCTTCGACCCGGGGCCCCGCACCTCGAGCGCCACCACCATCACCGAGGTGCGCGCGGTGTCGATGGACCGTGACGCGCTGCGCGCGTGGATCGCCGACCGTCCCGAGATCGCGGAGCAGCTGCTGCGCGTGCTCGCCCGTCGTCTGCGTCGCACCAACAACAACCTGGCCGACCTGATCTTCACCGACGTTCCGGGCCGGGTGGCCAAGCAGCTGCTGCAGCTGGCCCAGCGGTTCGGCACCCAGGAGGGCGGGGCGCTGCGCGTCACGCACGACCTGACGCAGGAGGAGATCGCCCAGCTCGTCGGCGCGTCGCGCGAGACCGTCAACAAGGCACTGGCCGATTTCGCCCATCGCGGCTGGATCCGGCTGGAGGGCAAGAGCGTGCTGATCAGCGACAGCGAGCGGCTGGCCCGCCGAGCGCGCTAG
- a CDS encoding MBL fold metallo-hydrolase, whose translation MQHPAYGLLRPVTQSASVLLCDNPGLMTLEGTNTWVLRGPGSDEIVIVDPGPDDEAHIARIAELGTVALVLISHKHEDHTGGIDKLVDLTGATVRSVGSGFLRGLGGPLTDGEVIDAAGLKIKVMATPGHTVDSLSFVLDDAVLTADTVLGRGTTVIDTEDGSLRDYLESLHRLQGLGARTVLPGHGPDLPDLEAVTAMYLAHREERLAQVRAALVELGDDAGARQVVEHVYTDVDQKLWDAAEKSVQAQLDYLRG comes from the coding sequence ATGCAACACCCGGCCTACGGGCTGCTGCGGCCGGTCACCCAATCGGCCTCGGTGCTCCTCTGCGACAACCCCGGCCTGATGACGCTGGAGGGCACCAACACCTGGGTGCTGCGGGGGCCTGGCAGCGACGAGATCGTCATCGTGGACCCCGGCCCCGACGATGAGGCGCACATCGCCCGCATCGCCGAACTGGGCACCGTCGCGCTGGTGTTGATCAGTCACAAGCACGAGGACCACACCGGCGGGATCGACAAGCTCGTCGACCTGACCGGGGCCACCGTCCGTTCGGTCGGCAGCGGATTCCTGCGCGGCCTCGGCGGCCCGTTGACCGACGGCGAGGTGATCGACGCTGCCGGCCTGAAGATCAAGGTGATGGCCACCCCGGGGCACACCGTCGATTCACTGTCGTTCGTTCTCGACGACGCGGTGTTGACCGCGGACACCGTGCTGGGCCGCGGCACCACCGTCATCGACACCGAGGACGGCAGCCTGCGTGACTATCTGGAATCGCTGCACCGGCTACAGGGTCTCGGCGCCCGCACGGTGCTTCCCGGCCACGGACCGGACCTTCCCGATCTTGAGGCAGTGACCGCGATGTACCTGGCCCACCGCGAGGAGCGGCTGGCCCAGGTGCGGGCAGCGCTGGTCGAACTCGGGGACGACGCCGGGGCTCGACAGGTCGTCGAGCACGTCTACACCGACGTCGACCAGAAGCTGTGGGATGCCGCCGAGAAGAGCGTGCAGGCCCAGCTGGACTATCTGCGGGGCTAG
- a CDS encoding RidA family protein: protein MTATARLAELGIELPGVVAPLAAYVPAVRTGNLVYTSGQLPIQDGELLATGKVGAEISPEQANELARVCGLNALAAVHALVGIDSVVRVVKVVGFVASAPGFNGQPGVVNGASELFGEVFGEAGAHARSAVGVSELPRNAPVEVEIIAEIA from the coding sequence GTGACCGCCACCGCGCGCCTGGCTGAACTCGGCATCGAGCTGCCCGGCGTGGTCGCGCCGCTGGCCGCGTACGTGCCCGCGGTCCGGACCGGCAATCTGGTCTACACCTCTGGTCAGCTCCCGATCCAGGACGGCGAGCTGCTGGCCACCGGCAAGGTCGGCGCCGAGATCAGCCCCGAGCAGGCCAACGAGCTCGCCCGGGTCTGCGGCCTCAACGCGCTGGCCGCGGTGCACGCGTTGGTCGGCATCGACTCCGTCGTCAGAGTCGTCAAGGTGGTCGGATTCGTGGCCTCCGCGCCCGGATTCAACGGGCAGCCCGGCGTCGTCAACGGCGCCTCGGAGCTGTTCGGAGAGGTCTTCGGCGAGGCGGGTGCTCATGCGCGTTCCGCCGTCGGCGTGTCGGAACTGCCGCGCAACGCGCCGGTCGAAGTCGAGATCATCGCTGAGATCGCGTAA
- a CDS encoding DUF4177 domain-containing protein, translating to MSEAIKWEYATVPLLTHATKQILDQWGADGWELVSVLPGPTGEQHVAYLKRPK from the coding sequence GTGAGCGAAGCGATCAAATGGGAGTACGCCACGGTGCCGTTGCTGACCCACGCGACGAAACAGATTCTCGACCAGTGGGGAGCGGACGGCTGGGAGCTGGTTTCCGTGCTTCCCGGGCCGACCGGCGAGCAGCACGTCGCCTACCTGAAGCGGCCGAAGTGA
- a CDS encoding ArsA family ATPase, giving the protein MVATTESGAKHVGWPSRLTKARLHFVSGKGGTGKSTVAAALALALAAGGRKVLLVEVEERQGIAQLFDVPPLPYEEVKVATADGGGQVNALAIDIEAAFLEYLDMFYNLGLAGRAMRRIGAIEFATTIAPGLRDVLLTGKIKEIVTREKKDAKGKRGVYDAVVVDSPPTGRIPRFLDVTKAVSDLAKGGPVHSQADGVVKLLHSEQTAIHLVTLLEALPIQETLEAIEELTEMGLPIGSVIVNRNIPAYLPAEDLAKAAEGDIDADAVRAGLDKAGITLTDNDFAGLLTESIQHATRIAARAESAELLDAIDVPRLELPSLADGVDLGSLYELAEALEQQGVR; this is encoded by the coding sequence CTGGTGGCAACCACTGAGAGCGGCGCCAAACATGTCGGCTGGCCGTCGCGGCTGACCAAGGCCCGACTGCACTTCGTTTCGGGTAAAGGCGGTACCGGCAAGTCCACTGTCGCTGCGGCGCTGGCCCTGGCCCTGGCCGCCGGGGGCCGCAAGGTGCTGCTGGTCGAGGTCGAGGAGCGCCAGGGCATCGCGCAGCTGTTCGACGTGCCGCCGCTGCCGTACGAGGAAGTCAAGGTCGCCACTGCCGATGGCGGCGGTCAGGTCAACGCGCTCGCCATCGACATCGAGGCCGCGTTCCTGGAATACCTCGACATGTTCTACAACCTGGGCCTGGCGGGCCGGGCGATGCGCCGCATCGGGGCCATCGAGTTCGCCACCACCATCGCACCCGGTCTGCGCGACGTGCTGCTCACCGGAAAGATCAAAGAGATCGTGACCCGTGAGAAGAAGGACGCCAAGGGCAAGCGCGGCGTCTACGACGCCGTGGTGGTGGATTCGCCTCCCACGGGCCGTATTCCGCGGTTCCTCGACGTCACCAAGGCGGTCTCCGACCTGGCCAAGGGCGGGCCGGTGCACTCGCAGGCCGACGGCGTGGTCAAGCTGCTGCACTCCGAGCAGACCGCCATCCACCTGGTGACGCTGCTGGAGGCGCTGCCGATCCAGGAGACACTGGAGGCGATCGAGGAGCTCACCGAGATGGGGCTGCCGATCGGGAGCGTCATCGTCAACCGCAACATCCCGGCGTACCTGCCCGCCGAGGATCTGGCCAAGGCCGCCGAGGGCGACATCGATGCCGACGCGGTCCGCGCCGGCCTGGACAAGGCCGGAATCACGTTGACCGACAACGATTTCGCCGGACTGCTCACCGAGTCGATCCAGCACGCCACCCGGATCGCGGCCCGCGCCGAGAGTGCAGAGCTGCTCGACGCCATCGACGTACCCCGCCTCGAGCTGCCGTCGCTGGCCGATGGAGTCGATCTGGGCAGCCTGTATGAACTCGCCGAAGCACTTGAACAGCAGGGGGTCCGATAG
- a CDS encoding ArsA family ATPase: MSAKPPALDMHSILSDTANRVVVCCGAGGVGKTTTAAAMALRAAEYGRTVVVLTIDPAKRLAQALGIKDLGNTPQRVPLAPEVTGELHAMMLDMRRTFDEMVVQYSGADRADSILENQFYQTVATSLAGTQEYMAMEKLGQLLAEDKWDLVVVDTPPSRNALDFLDAPKRLGSFMDSRLWRMLLAPGRGIGRLVTGAVGLAMKALSTVLGSQMLSDAAGFVQSLDATFGGFREKADRTYELLKRRGTQFVVVSAAEPDALREASFFVDRLSNEHMPLAGLILNRTHPTLCDLHAEKAEEAADELAAEDPESLAAAVLRIHADRAQTAKREVRLLSRFTGANPHVAIVGVPSLPFDVSDLEALRAIADQITGEAVGAA, translated from the coding sequence GTGAGCGCCAAACCGCCAGCCCTTGACATGCACTCGATCCTGTCCGACACCGCCAACCGCGTCGTAGTCTGTTGCGGCGCAGGCGGAGTCGGCAAGACCACCACCGCGGCCGCGATGGCGCTGCGGGCCGCAGAATACGGCCGGACCGTCGTGGTGCTCACCATCGACCCGGCCAAGCGTCTGGCCCAGGCCCTGGGCATCAAGGATCTGGGCAACACCCCGCAGCGGGTTCCGCTGGCGCCGGAGGTGACCGGTGAGCTGCACGCGATGATGCTCGACATGCGCCGCACGTTCGACGAGATGGTGGTGCAGTACTCGGGGGCGGACCGGGCCGACTCCATCCTGGAGAACCAGTTCTACCAAACGGTGGCGACGTCGCTGGCGGGCACGCAGGAGTACATGGCGATGGAGAAACTCGGCCAGCTGCTGGCCGAGGACAAGTGGGACCTGGTGGTGGTGGACACCCCGCCGTCGCGCAACGCGCTGGACTTCCTCGACGCGCCAAAGCGGTTGGGCAGCTTCATGGACAGCCGGCTGTGGCGGATGCTACTGGCGCCGGGACGCGGCATCGGACGACTGGTCACGGGCGCGGTCGGGCTGGCCATGAAGGCCCTGTCCACCGTGCTGGGATCGCAGATGCTCTCCGACGCAGCAGGTTTCGTGCAGTCACTGGATGCCACGTTCGGTGGGTTCCGCGAGAAGGCCGACCGCACCTACGAATTGCTCAAGCGGCGCGGCACCCAGTTCGTGGTGGTGTCGGCGGCCGAGCCCGATGCGCTGCGTGAGGCTTCGTTCTTCGTCGACCGGCTGTCGAATGAGCACATGCCGCTGGCCGGGCTGATCCTGAACCGCACCCACCCGACGCTGTGCGATCTGCATGCCGAGAAGGCCGAGGAAGCCGCCGACGAGTTGGCGGCCGAGGATCCGGAATCGCTGGCCGCGGCAGTGCTGCGCATCCACGCCGATCGGGCCCAGACCGCCAAGCGCGAAGTACGGCTGCTGTCCCGCTTCACCGGGGCCAATCCGCACGTGGCGATCGTCGGGGTGCCGTCGCTGCCGTTCGATGTGTCCGATCTGGAAGCGTTGCGCGCGATCGCCGATCAGATCACCGGAGAGGCCGTCGGCGCCGCCTGA
- a CDS encoding serine hydrolase, translating to MSGFFSQASSWLTDMATWSARITDLTTGRTLWEHTPHRVLKTASVGKVFLLAEVARRFDDGTLDPGEVVASTAEDQVADSGILYLLRQQDHRIDDLCLLIGAVSDNMATNMLLRRLGLDAVQRATRDLGFTVSGLRDRVRLNRSQDDPLTLSTGSAAELCEFVARLYAGDIHGAAVSERLRRWLGVNTDLSMVARAMGLDPLAHTEPDAGFELWNKTGTISDARIDIGCVGHPGSGRRVGYAVLANWAWGEEHRDPVLETMGRLGTEIRRYLEGAGQAAPTASPVI from the coding sequence ATGAGCGGCTTCTTCTCACAGGCATCGTCCTGGCTGACCGACATGGCGACCTGGTCCGCCCGCATCACGGATCTGACCACCGGCCGGACCTTGTGGGAGCACACCCCGCACCGCGTGCTCAAGACCGCCAGCGTCGGGAAGGTCTTCCTGCTTGCCGAGGTGGCGCGGCGGTTCGACGACGGGACGCTGGACCCCGGCGAAGTCGTCGCCAGCACCGCCGAGGACCAGGTGGCCGATTCCGGCATCCTCTACCTGTTGCGGCAGCAGGACCACCGGATCGATGACCTGTGCCTGCTCATCGGTGCGGTCAGCGACAACATGGCCACCAACATGCTGCTCCGGCGGCTTGGGCTCGACGCGGTGCAGCGCGCCACGCGCGACCTCGGATTCACGGTGAGCGGACTACGAGACCGGGTGCGGCTGAACCGGTCCCAGGACGATCCGCTCACCCTGTCCACGGGAAGCGCCGCAGAACTGTGCGAATTCGTCGCCCGTCTGTACGCGGGTGACATCCACGGCGCCGCGGTGTCCGAGCGGCTGCGGCGCTGGCTCGGGGTGAACACCGACCTGTCCATGGTGGCGCGGGCCATGGGCCTCGACCCGCTGGCCCACACCGAGCCCGACGCCGGGTTCGAACTCTGGAACAAGACCGGGACCATTTCCGATGCGCGGATCGACATCGGATGTGTCGGGCACCCGGGCAGCGGACGCCGGGTGGGCTACGCCGTCCTGGCCAACTGGGCCTGGGGCGAGGAGCATCGCGATCCGGTACTGGAAACGATGGGACGGCTGGGGACCGAGATCCGCCGCTATCTGGAAGGCGCCGGTCAGGCGGCGCCGACGGCCTCTCCGGTGATCTGA
- a CDS encoding amino acid permease, with product MTMIAIGGAIGAGLFVGSGAVIKTAGPAAILSYVLAGALVLCTLRMLGEMVVAKPRTGAFADYARMGIGPWAGFTLGWLYWYYYVIIIAVEAVAGAKILSVWVGLPLWIMAMLLMAVMTVTNLISVRWFGEFEFWFSGIKVAAIVSFIVLGLLWVLGLWPGDTGGLSNLVAHGGFAPNGVGSILGAVVVVIFAFGGAEIVTIAAAESAEPAKSVARATTGVIWRIILFYVGSIFLVVCILPWNDASVLSSPYVAALDKLQIPGAGVIMNFVILTAVLSVLNSSIYTSSRMLRVLASHGDAPEWLVRTNSRGVPTRAVLASTVIGWISVVLAYIAPDSLFLFLVNSCGVVAIFMYVMIGVSELRVRRAIERDDPSKLTLKMWFFPYLTIVVIACFVLVLLAMLFDVDQRVQLLASVLSLVVVVVAYALRKRFGRVPVDADVAEVA from the coding sequence ATGACCATGATCGCGATCGGCGGGGCCATCGGTGCCGGGCTGTTCGTCGGTAGCGGCGCGGTCATCAAGACCGCCGGTCCGGCCGCGATCCTGTCCTACGTCCTGGCCGGCGCGCTGGTGCTGTGCACCCTGCGCATGCTGGGCGAGATGGTGGTCGCCAAGCCGAGGACCGGCGCGTTCGCCGACTACGCCAGGATGGGGATCGGGCCGTGGGCCGGCTTCACTCTCGGGTGGTTGTACTGGTACTACTACGTGATCATCATCGCGGTGGAAGCCGTTGCGGGAGCCAAGATTCTGTCCGTCTGGGTCGGCTTGCCGCTGTGGATCATGGCCATGCTGCTGATGGCGGTGATGACCGTGACCAACCTGATCTCGGTCCGCTGGTTCGGTGAATTCGAGTTCTGGTTCTCCGGCATCAAGGTCGCCGCCATCGTGTCCTTCATCGTGCTGGGCCTGCTGTGGGTCCTGGGACTGTGGCCGGGCGACACTGGCGGGCTGAGCAATCTGGTGGCCCACGGCGGTTTCGCGCCCAACGGCGTCGGGTCGATCCTGGGTGCCGTGGTGGTGGTGATCTTCGCCTTCGGCGGAGCCGAGATCGTCACCATCGCCGCCGCGGAGAGCGCCGAGCCGGCGAAGTCGGTGGCCCGGGCCACCACCGGAGTCATCTGGCGGATCATCCTCTTCTACGTCGGGTCGATCTTCCTGGTCGTGTGCATCCTGCCGTGGAACGACGCATCCGTGCTGTCGAGCCCGTACGTGGCCGCCCTGGACAAACTCCAGATCCCCGGCGCCGGCGTGATCATGAACTTCGTCATCCTCACCGCCGTACTCTCCGTGCTGAACTCGTCGATCTACACGTCCTCACGCATGTTGCGTGTGCTCGCGTCACACGGCGACGCGCCAGAGTGGTTGGTGCGCACCAACTCCCGCGGCGTCCCGACCCGGGCCGTGCTGGCCAGCACGGTCATCGGCTGGATCTCCGTGGTGCTCGCCTACATCGCCCCCGATTCACTGTTCCTGTTCCTGGTGAACTCGTGCGGCGTGGTCGCGATCTTCATGTACGTGATGATCGGCGTCTCCGAACTGAGGGTGCGCCGGGCCATCGAACGGGACGATCCGTCCAAGCTGACGCTGAAGATGTGGTTCTTCCCGTACCTGACCATCGTGGTGATCGCCTGCTTCGTACTGGTCTTGCTGGCCATGCTGTTCGACGTCGACCAGCGCGTACAGCTGTTGGCCAGCGTGCTGAGTCTGGTCGTGGTCGTGGTGGCCTACGCCCTGCGTAAGCGGTTCGGACGGGTGCCCGTGGATGCTGACGTCGCCGAAGTGGCATGA
- a CDS encoding type III PLP-dependent enzyme domain-containing protein, with protein sequence MIDAPPRNRDALPTPDTLLRRREQLVADVARQEYIDDLHPLCGVMDLDTLDELMRSLSQAYPAGMPALHTIAAKAITLRPVLARFAQAGFGCEVASPGELRLALAAGFPAERIVFDSPAKTTTEIEQALELGISFNIDNFEELARVDQAIARVGVPRSVIGVRLNPQTGAGAIGAMSTATSTSKFGIGLADHREAVIAAFAVRPWLTQLHVHSGSQGLSLEHAAEGVRLITDLAAEITARTGHQQVRRIDIGGGLPVNFGSDDITPTFADHRTVLERVAPELFDGTYGLVTEFGRALTAKAGTIVARVEYTKVTGGRQIAITHAGVQVATRTIFGPGEWPLRIDVYDAQGRRRGEQPQLQDVAGPACFTGDMLAVGRELPFVYPGDLVAVPDTGGYYFSTHFSYNALPRPAVYAVETGPDGGRRWSLVRRAQTIEEIVTEAGEPSLVPLPIRPCD encoded by the coding sequence GTGATTGATGCACCGCCGCGGAACCGGGATGCCCTGCCGACTCCGGACACACTGCTGCGCCGCCGCGAACAGCTGGTCGCCGACGTCGCCAGGCAGGAATACATCGACGATCTGCACCCGCTGTGCGGAGTCATGGACCTGGACACACTGGACGAGCTGATGCGGTCGCTGAGCCAGGCTTACCCGGCGGGCATGCCGGCTCTGCACACCATTGCGGCCAAGGCGATCACGTTGCGTCCGGTGCTGGCACGCTTCGCCCAGGCGGGATTCGGCTGCGAGGTGGCCAGCCCCGGCGAACTCCGACTCGCACTGGCCGCAGGCTTTCCGGCCGAACGCATCGTGTTCGACTCCCCGGCGAAGACCACCACCGAGATCGAGCAGGCACTCGAACTCGGCATCTCGTTCAACATCGACAACTTCGAAGAACTCGCGCGGGTGGACCAGGCCATCGCCCGGGTGGGTGTGCCGCGGTCGGTCATCGGCGTGCGGCTGAATCCGCAGACCGGGGCCGGGGCCATCGGCGCCATGAGCACGGCGACCTCGACATCCAAATTCGGGATCGGACTGGCCGACCACCGCGAAGCGGTCATCGCCGCATTCGCGGTCCGGCCCTGGCTGACCCAGCTGCACGTACACAGTGGCTCGCAGGGCCTGAGCCTGGAACACGCTGCCGAAGGCGTCCGGCTGATCACCGATCTCGCCGCCGAGATCACCGCCCGCACCGGGCACCAGCAGGTTCGCCGGATCGACATCGGCGGCGGGTTACCGGTCAACTTCGGCTCAGACGACATCACCCCGACCTTCGCCGACCACCGCACTGTTCTTGAGCGCGTGGCGCCCGAATTGTTCGATGGCACATATGGTTTGGTCACCGAGTTCGGCAGGGCGCTGACCGCAAAGGCCGGCACCATCGTGGCCAGGGTCGAGTACACCAAGGTCACCGGTGGCAGGCAGATCGCCATCACGCACGCCGGTGTGCAGGTGGCGACCCGCACGATCTTCGGGCCGGGGGAGTGGCCGCTGCGGATCGACGTGTACGACGCACAGGGGCGGCGCCGGGGCGAGCAGCCCCAGCTACAGGATGTCGCGGGCCCGGCCTGCTTCACCGGCGACATGCTGGCCGTCGGCCGCGAACTGCCCTTCGTGTATCCGGGTGACCTGGTGGCCGTTCCGGATACCGGCGGCTACTACTTTTCAACCCACTTCTCCTACAACGCATTACCGCGGCCCGCGGTCTACGCGGTGGAGACCGGCCCGGACGGCGGCCGACGCTGGTCGCTGGTCCGGCGTGCCCAGACGATCGAAGAGATAGTGACCGAAGCCGGCGAACCCTCGCTCGTGCCCCTGCCCATCCGCCCCTGCGACTGA